In Natronogracilivirga saccharolytica, the following are encoded in one genomic region:
- the rnr gene encoding ribonuclease R, which translates to MKKKKVRLEDLILEILERYPESWVEEGTLMGAFKLPRKKGFQRFQNALEKLASKNQIVRKNGSVKRNTSGKSPGTVEGIYSETRHGSGYVKVEGLERDIRIPSKHTHTALDKDRVRVAVQNKSRSDRTEGKVVEVLERGKSFFVGTFQKESKNTYLIIPDEKSASTEFFVHPDNTNGAKHNDKVTFRLVDWLHPRSLPEAEVLEVLGKKGTNNAAILSILAENELKAAFPRAVEEQAESVATEIPAKEYRRRKDIREMEVFTIDPADAKDFDDALSIQILDNGNFYLGVHIADVSYYVQQGTALDDEAKDRGTSVYLVDRVIPMLPESLSNGVCSLRPNEDKLSHSCFMEVAPDGNVVNYEIEETVINSSQRFVYEEVQEIIDGKEHKHAESVRILAKMTSMLTDKRFREGSIDLDTPEPRFRLDDAGKPLGVFVKDRLQAHRLVEECMLLANKTVSRHISKLREQNKSRRKQNETSGKSDTYGKQNYPFLYRVHDRPDPEKLKNIAENVRPLGIEFPVKDGKISASKINSLIRDANETKLKYAINELILRSMAKAVYSPKNIGHYGLGFKEYTHFTSPIRRYPDLIVHRLLKQYEAGVPAYSFNELIALGDHCSEKERDAVTAERDSIKLKQVEYMSAHIGETFDGVISGVSDKGLFVILNESYCEGMIAIRDLDDDYYVYDQSLHQLRGRSRGNVFRLGDDITVTVARTDIDQRQIDFLPERKKTDQKKS; encoded by the coding sequence ATGAAGAAGAAAAAAGTACGTCTTGAGGACCTAATACTTGAAATCCTTGAAAGATATCCGGAAAGCTGGGTTGAAGAAGGAACCCTTATGGGAGCGTTCAAACTGCCCCGGAAAAAAGGTTTTCAGCGGTTCCAGAATGCCCTTGAAAAGCTTGCATCTAAAAATCAGATTGTCCGTAAAAACGGCAGCGTAAAACGCAACACCAGTGGAAAATCGCCCGGAACAGTTGAAGGCATCTACTCAGAAACCCGCCATGGCAGCGGTTACGTAAAGGTTGAAGGATTGGAGAGAGACATACGGATACCCTCAAAGCATACCCATACGGCCCTGGATAAAGACCGCGTCAGGGTAGCCGTACAGAACAAATCCCGTAGCGACCGGACCGAGGGCAAGGTTGTGGAGGTGCTCGAACGCGGAAAATCATTTTTTGTCGGCACGTTTCAGAAAGAAAGCAAAAATACCTACCTCATTATTCCGGATGAAAAATCGGCCAGCACAGAGTTTTTTGTCCATCCCGACAACACAAACGGGGCTAAGCATAATGACAAGGTCACATTCCGGCTTGTGGACTGGCTGCACCCGAGGTCGCTGCCGGAAGCAGAGGTGCTCGAAGTCCTTGGGAAAAAAGGCACAAACAATGCTGCCATCCTGTCGATTCTGGCTGAAAATGAGCTGAAAGCTGCCTTTCCCCGTGCCGTTGAAGAACAGGCCGAAAGTGTGGCAACCGAAATCCCTGCGAAAGAGTACCGGCGCAGAAAGGATATTCGAGAGATGGAGGTGTTTACAATCGATCCGGCAGATGCCAAAGATTTCGACGATGCACTCAGCATTCAGATTCTGGATAACGGCAATTTTTATCTTGGTGTGCATATCGCCGATGTCAGTTACTACGTACAGCAGGGAACCGCGCTCGATGATGAAGCAAAAGACAGGGGAACAAGTGTATATCTGGTGGACCGTGTTATTCCCATGCTTCCCGAAAGCCTCAGCAACGGTGTGTGCAGCCTGCGTCCAAATGAAGATAAACTGTCTCACAGCTGCTTTATGGAAGTAGCACCGGACGGCAATGTAGTCAATTACGAAATAGAGGAAACGGTTATTAATTCCTCACAACGGTTTGTATACGAAGAGGTCCAGGAAATCATCGACGGAAAAGAACACAAGCACGCCGAGTCTGTCCGCATTCTTGCAAAAATGACATCCATGCTTACAGACAAGCGCTTCAGGGAAGGTTCCATCGATCTGGATACCCCGGAGCCGCGCTTCCGGCTTGATGATGCAGGAAAACCTCTCGGTGTTTTTGTGAAGGACCGGCTGCAGGCCCACCGGCTTGTCGAGGAATGTATGTTATTGGCTAACAAAACCGTATCCCGCCACATCTCAAAACTTCGTGAGCAGAACAAAAGCCGGAGAAAGCAGAATGAGACCTCCGGTAAAAGTGATACTTACGGAAAGCAGAACTATCCGTTTCTGTATCGCGTCCACGACCGGCCCGACCCGGAAAAGCTGAAGAATATAGCCGAAAACGTTCGGCCGCTTGGTATTGAGTTCCCGGTTAAGGACGGAAAAATATCGGCATCCAAAATCAACAGTCTTATCCGCGATGCCAATGAAACAAAACTAAAATACGCCATCAATGAACTCATCCTCAGGTCAATGGCAAAAGCGGTATACAGTCCCAAGAATATCGGACACTATGGACTCGGTTTTAAGGAGTATACGCACTTTACGAGCCCCATCCGGCGTTATCCTGATCTGATAGTCCACAGACTTTTGAAACAATACGAAGCCGGTGTTCCCGCTTACAGTTTCAACGAACTGATTGCCCTGGGCGATCACTGCAGTGAAAAAGAACGGGATGCCGTAACTGCTGAAAGAGACTCTATTAAACTCAAACAGGTGGAGTACATGTCGGCTCACATCGGCGAGACGTTTGATGGAGTCATCAGCGGGGTCAGTGACAAGGGCCTGTTTGTGATTCTGAATGAAAGCTACTGCGAAGGAATGATTGCCATCCGCGATCTGGATGATGATTATTATGTATATGATCAGTCGCTTCACCAGCTCCGTGGCAGAAGCCGCGGCAATGTATTCCGCCTTGGAGACGACATCACTGTAACCGTTGCCCGTACAGATATCGACCAGCGCCAAATCGATTTTCTGCCTGAAAGAAAAAAAACTGATCAGAAAAAAAGTTAA
- a CDS encoding peptidase MA family metallohydrolase, with product MLTNSTASNEGSFFFVAAARLSIMLLAGILAGSALISETHAQYFGFGKNRVQYSQFDWRFIQSDHFDVYYYDSKNYYLAEFTAKSLEAAYAQLSSDFRHQLNDRIAVIIYDSHTDFSQTNVVPLPVDAQGIGGVTDKIKNRITIPFMGHYGDYRQVLHHELVHAMFNDKFYGGTIQSIIQNNIQLRIPLWFEEGLAEYVSLGWDTDTDMFIRDAVMNNNMPPIPMMRGFMAYRGGQAFWNFIVEEYGREKIGEILHRVRQTRSVESGLRQSLGISMSDLNDRFHDWLRKMYFPEIAVREDLRDIGRLMTDGNFRRAYNTSPAVSPNGDRIAMISNARGYFDVVVLNARDGSKIKTLIKGEDNVDFEELNILRPNLSWSPDGRKITLSTRSGGSVDLAIVDYQTGDVQKILFPQLDDIGSVSWSPDGKKIAFQGNNGPLTNIYVYDLEEDDFFSATNDVFSDWGPSWSPDSEYLLFASDRGSHTRVNTFRSNYNVLLNPNIGQSDIYRLRIGSSRAERLTSTPNWNESRPIMTREGRLLYISDQNGIPNVYEMDLETRASYPLTDLITGVMQMSVSADGRLLAINSYNRGFVHIFTIENPMDRRKDEPLENNNWAERRLQESKQERVPAVGLAFNMFQDDWERMRTAEFIDQTSAIVDLVQRRQEEAVPDQEVSGDLADMLPPDDADDPDAEPAAPDTEEPEEDEDEDVVDFRNYVFGDDVDDFIRISHVEERESERQTITEDGRFIPRRYRLDFSPDISYGAGGVSTFYGTYAMAAFSFSDLLGDHRIELITNLQFDLRNSDYQISYGYFANRTNYIANYFHTARNFRVLVQDQQTGALDTEQVRFRYYGGGIRMQYPLNKFTRIDYGINMINISRDFSRMSGAVRDSEDTYFFNPEVTFTRDLTRPGFLSPLSGYRYALSVSGSPPIASDVIGFASVLGDFRRYFHLGSGYVFAFRGSGAASFGPDSQNFYMGGMQNWINFRWAEGGLQTDRLEDVFFTLPALPMRGHFFNSALGNRFGLFNAEFRFPLIAAMLPGPIPIIPLYNIQGAAFVDVGAAWDGSTRDAALAGAGFGLRTILLGLPFRYDIAWPYDMESGDGFGRRVHYFSIGLDF from the coding sequence ATGCTTACAAATTCTACTGCCTCCAATGAAGGTAGCTTCTTTTTCGTTGCAGCTGCCCGGTTGTCCATCATGCTTCTTGCCGGAATCCTGGCCGGATCCGCACTGATTTCCGAAACCCATGCCCAGTATTTCGGATTCGGAAAAAACCGGGTTCAATATTCCCAGTTCGACTGGCGATTCATACAGTCAGACCATTTCGATGTCTACTATTATGACTCAAAAAACTACTACCTTGCGGAATTTACCGCAAAAAGCCTTGAAGCTGCCTACGCTCAGCTCTCCAGTGATTTCCGGCATCAGCTGAATGACCGGATTGCCGTGATTATCTATGACTCCCACACCGACTTCAGTCAGACAAACGTGGTTCCGCTCCCCGTTGACGCTCAAGGCATCGGTGGTGTTACCGACAAGATCAAAAACCGTATAACCATTCCTTTCATGGGACACTACGGGGATTACCGGCAGGTGCTGCACCACGAGCTGGTACATGCCATGTTCAACGACAAATTTTACGGAGGCACCATCCAGTCCATCATCCAGAACAACATTCAGCTGCGGATTCCGCTCTGGTTCGAAGAGGGACTGGCCGAATATGTTTCGCTTGGCTGGGATACCGATACCGACATGTTCATAAGGGATGCCGTCATGAACAACAATATGCCCCCGATACCCATGATGAGGGGTTTCATGGCTTACCGGGGCGGTCAGGCTTTCTGGAACTTTATCGTTGAAGAGTACGGCAGAGAAAAAATCGGTGAAATACTTCACAGGGTGCGGCAAACCCGCAGTGTTGAATCTGGGTTGCGCCAGTCGCTGGGGATCAGCATGTCGGATCTGAACGATCGTTTCCACGACTGGCTGAGGAAAATGTATTTCCCGGAAATTGCCGTGCGTGAAGATTTGCGTGATATCGGCCGGCTTATGACCGACGGCAACTTCCGACGTGCCTACAATACAAGCCCCGCTGTTTCTCCGAACGGAGACCGCATTGCCATGATATCCAACGCCAGGGGCTATTTCGACGTTGTTGTGCTCAATGCCCGTGACGGAAGCAAGATCAAAACGCTCATAAAGGGAGAAGACAACGTAGATTTTGAAGAGTTGAATATCCTCCGGCCGAACCTCAGCTGGTCGCCTGACGGACGTAAAATAACCCTTTCTACCCGTTCAGGCGGTTCTGTGGATCTGGCCATCGTTGATTACCAGACCGGTGATGTGCAGAAAATCCTGTTTCCGCAACTGGATGATATCGGATCCGTTTCCTGGTCGCCTGACGGCAAGAAAATCGCCTTCCAGGGCAACAACGGACCGTTGACCAATATCTATGTTTACGACCTCGAAGAGGATGACTTTTTCAGTGCCACAAATGATGTCTTCAGTGACTGGGGCCCGTCCTGGTCGCCGGACTCCGAGTACCTTCTGTTCGCATCCGACCGCGGTTCTCACACGAGGGTCAATACGTTTCGTTCAAACTACAATGTGCTGCTTAACCCAAACATCGGACAAAGTGATATTTACCGTCTGAGAATTGGTTCCAGCAGAGCTGAAAGGCTTACCAGCACGCCAAACTGGAATGAGTCCCGTCCCATAATGACCCGTGAAGGCCGGCTTCTTTACATATCCGATCAGAACGGTATTCCCAATGTGTACGAAATGGATCTGGAGACCCGCGCCAGTTATCCGCTGACTGACCTCATTACAGGAGTCATGCAGATGTCTGTCAGCGCAGACGGTCGCCTGCTGGCCATCAACTCCTACAACAGAGGCTTTGTACATATTTTCACAATTGAGAATCCGATGGACAGAAGAAAGGATGAGCCGCTTGAAAACAACAACTGGGCAGAACGCAGACTCCAGGAGTCTAAGCAGGAGCGCGTGCCTGCTGTAGGCCTGGCATTCAATATGTTTCAGGATGACTGGGAGCGAATGAGAACCGCTGAGTTTATCGATCAGACTTCGGCTATCGTTGATCTGGTTCAGCGCAGGCAGGAAGAAGCCGTCCCGGACCAGGAGGTTTCAGGCGATCTTGCAGATATGCTGCCTCCGGATGATGCCGACGACCCCGATGCGGAACCGGCAGCACCTGATACAGAAGAGCCGGAAGAAGATGAGGATGAGGATGTTGTCGATTTCCGGAATTATGTGTTCGGCGATGATGTTGACGATTTTATCCGTATCAGTCATGTCGAAGAAAGAGAAAGTGAGCGTCAGACCATAACCGAAGACGGCCGTTTTATCCCGCGGCGCTACCGGCTGGACTTTTCACCTGACATTTCCTACGGAGCCGGAGGAGTATCAACCTTTTACGGCACCTATGCCATGGCCGCCTTCTCATTCTCCGACCTGCTGGGTGACCATCGCATCGAACTGATTACCAACCTGCAGTTCGACCTTCGCAACAGCGATTATCAGATCAGTTACGGTTATTTTGCCAACCGTACCAACTATATTGCGAATTATTTCCACACAGCCAGAAATTTCCGGGTTCTTGTTCAGGATCAGCAAACCGGAGCCCTGGATACCGAACAGGTCCGGTTCCGCTATTATGGCGGCGGTATCCGTATGCAGTATCCTCTCAACAAGTTTACACGGATTGATTACGGAATCAACATGATCAACATTTCCCGCGACTTCAGCCGGATGAGTGGTGCGGTCCGCGACAGTGAGGATACCTACTTCTTTAACCCGGAAGTTACCTTTACCAGAGACCTGACCCGTCCGGGCTTTCTTTCGCCTCTGTCCGGCTATCGGTATGCTCTGAGTGTAAGCGGAAGCCCCCCGATTGCCTCCGATGTCATTGGTTTTGCTTCCGTTCTCGGTGATTTCCGCAGGTACTTCCATCTCGGTAGCGGCTATGTGTTTGCTTTCCGGGGTTCGGGTGCCGCCTCATTCGGGCCTGACTCCCAGAATTTCTACATGGGCGGCATGCAGAACTGGATCAACTTTCGCTGGGCTGAAGGCGGATTGCAGACCGATCGCCTGGAGGATGTTTTCTTCACACTTCCGGCCCTGCCAATGCGCGGACATTTCTTCAACTCCGCTCTTGGAAACCGGTTCGGATTGTTTAATGCCGAGTTCCGTTTTCCGCTCATAGCAGCCATGCTTCCGGGTCCCATCCCGATAATACCCCTTTATAACATTCAGGGTGCGGCATTTGTCGATGTCGGTGCGGCCTGGGACGGATCGACGCGTGATGCGGCACTTGCTGGCGCCGGATTCGGACTGCGGACCATACTTCTGGGATTGCCGTTCCGATATGACATTGCATGGCCCTATGATATGGAGTCAGGTGACGGTTTTGGCAGGAGAGTGCATTACTTCAGTATCGGACTTGACTTCTGA
- a CDS encoding type IX secretion system plug protein domain-containing protein — translation MFFISLFAVSCSFDQIQDMGASDSDSTGIKNSPMVEGQVLPPDNIKSIQVYRGSRKTAIPAIELGTDEFITLRFDEIDESSRMFRVRVRHRDADWSSSAVMRDFYLSGYREDIITRGSPSGVQDPDYVHYRYRFPNENMRVTMSGNYLLEIRDYESSDVLFSVPFFVHEDAGSTRFSYEELFGLDDRYRVHHQPFVRYRYPDIVQLPTSDLRLFFVQNRFWGRAREADQEDMSESGVYRTYLSRREAFVGTYEFRPLDLRRYDSPRPEAVEIRTETVPPRVVLFRDVVNLDVNPPRRTPSPHGFPRDDERARYVDVRFELEIPDREKTDLPVYVYGPFNNWTINEENRMEYRESTDSWVGRAVMKEGRYDYKYAVVEDGRIDDLRLDDSFASTEQEYTSLIYFRDPRYQADRLLNIQTGASR, via the coding sequence TTGTTTTTTATCTCCCTGTTTGCGGTCTCCTGCTCATTCGATCAGATTCAGGACATGGGTGCGTCGGATTCTGATTCGACCGGGATTAAAAACTCGCCCATGGTTGAGGGGCAGGTGCTTCCACCGGACAATATCAAAAGTATCCAGGTGTACCGCGGGTCGCGTAAGACGGCTATTCCCGCAATAGAACTGGGAACCGATGAGTTCATTACCCTTAGATTTGACGAGATTGATGAGAGCAGCCGGATGTTTCGCGTGCGGGTGCGCCACCGGGATGCCGACTGGAGTTCCAGTGCTGTAATGAGGGATTTTTACCTGAGCGGATACCGGGAGGATATCATTACCAGGGGCAGCCCCAGCGGCGTGCAGGACCCGGACTACGTGCATTACAGGTACCGGTTTCCCAATGAAAATATGCGTGTCACCATGAGCGGCAACTATCTGCTGGAAATACGCGATTACGAAAGCTCTGATGTTTTGTTTTCTGTACCGTTTTTTGTCCATGAAGATGCGGGAAGCACCAGATTCAGCTATGAAGAGCTTTTCGGACTTGATGACCGCTATCGTGTGCATCATCAGCCGTTTGTCAGATATCGTTACCCCGACATCGTTCAGCTTCCGACGTCGGATCTGCGCCTGTTTTTTGTACAGAACAGGTTCTGGGGCCGTGCGAGAGAAGCTGATCAGGAGGATATGTCGGAATCGGGTGTATACCGCACTTATTTGTCGCGCCGCGAGGCTTTTGTCGGCACTTATGAGTTTCGGCCGCTGGACTTGAGGAGGTACGATTCGCCCAGGCCGGAAGCAGTCGAGATCCGGACGGAAACCGTCCCCCCTCGTGTCGTTTTGTTCCGGGATGTCGTCAATCTGGATGTGAACCCGCCGCGCCGGACCCCGTCACCCCATGGTTTTCCAAGAGATGATGAACGTGCCCGTTATGTGGATGTGCGCTTTGAGCTGGAAATACCGGACAGAGAAAAGACCGACCTTCCTGTTTATGTATATGGTCCGTTCAACAACTGGACGATTAACGAAGAAAACAGGATGGAGTACCGGGAGTCAACCGATTCATGGGTTGGCAGAGCTGTCATGAAAGAGGGACGTTATGACTACAAATATGCGGTGGTTGAGGACGGCCGCATCGATGATTTGCGTCTTGATGACAGCTTTGCCTCAACCGAGCAGGAGTACACATCCCTTATCTATTTCCGGGATCCGCGCTATCAGGCAGACCGACTGCTGAATATTCAGACCGGTGCCAGCCGGTAA
- the dapF gene encoding diaminopimelate epimerase encodes MSRTIKFEKMHGAGNDFVVIDARTTEMPLNDIRKKTPALCHRRTGIGADGVLLLGDSDDSDFSMHYYNADGSLAGMCGNGARCLARYASRLGFHEKLTFRMGDNTYRAEVHDAYISIHFPVSPRPAVKVIDDITWCELKPGTEHIVAIDQEFSQSSEESLRAAGRQLRNRNDLFPNGTNVNFASPINQNHLKLVTYERGVEDITLACGTGAIATAISWDYLKHGHDGPPFEGEKPESGITDHHIQLDSPGGPLEVTFRANQKDSHRTYSNIQLHGPAVSVFSGEIEM; translated from the coding sequence ATGTCACGTACAATAAAGTTTGAAAAAATGCATGGTGCCGGCAATGATTTTGTAGTCATTGATGCCCGCACCACAGAAATGCCGCTGAACGACATCAGGAAAAAAACACCTGCATTGTGTCACCGGAGAACCGGTATAGGGGCCGACGGTGTACTTCTGCTTGGCGATTCCGACGACTCGGATTTCAGCATGCATTATTACAATGCGGACGGATCTCTTGCGGGTATGTGCGGCAACGGTGCCCGTTGTCTGGCCCGATATGCCAGCAGACTGGGTTTCCATGAAAAGCTGACCTTCCGGATGGGTGACAATACTTACCGCGCGGAAGTCCATGATGCCTATATTTCTATTCACTTTCCTGTCTCACCCAGGCCTGCTGTGAAAGTAATTGATGATATAACATGGTGTGAACTTAAGCCGGGAACCGAACATATCGTTGCCATAGACCAGGAGTTCAGTCAAAGTTCAGAAGAATCTCTGCGGGCTGCGGGGCGGCAACTCCGCAATCGTAACGACCTGTTCCCCAACGGTACCAATGTCAATTTTGCTTCCCCGATCAATCAGAATCATCTGAAACTGGTTACCTACGAACGTGGTGTCGAAGATATTACCCTGGCTTGCGGCACGGGGGCCATTGCCACAGCCATCAGCTGGGATTATCTGAAACATGGCCACGATGGTCCGCCATTTGAAGGAGAGAAACCAGAAAGCGGCATTACCGATCATCATATCCAGCTGGATTCACCCGGAGGACCACTTGAAGTAACATTCCGGGCCAACCAAAAGGATTCACATCGTACATATTCAAACATACAATTACATGGTCCGGCTGTTTCGGTATTTAGCGGGGAAATTGAGATGTAA
- a CDS encoding ATP-binding protein, translated as MSDGNETGVKEIIGGNRLIGQERLREQMWRIAAEDRISHAYLISGQPGSGKKPLALAFAEAINGIQNLGMPASDSKSHRRSWFFHPDIHVFIPMPGNAGRDELRARLELLAEDPYEIIDFSVRPSLTGQEDAKNRRAFYSVEYFNSEVRRAAYLRASEGRKNVVIITNVEKMRKEVSNSFLKMLEEPGKDVTFLLTTDNINSLLPTVISRCQHLPCQPLDSEQIYEGLRRFDGYPESDARFLSRISGGNYSFTRFYDTKTLQENREEIIRFLRMSYTVDVAGILDLSTQWQSNYNKEGHIAIINMIEMFLRDIALYSAGADESLITNSDKLDVISNFCTRLTDAKIDNMIETLQEAHSLLNQNVQPRLLFTVIANRYAAWMRGAGAPVPSGQAWKHMPAVSEP; from the coding sequence ATGTCTGACGGCAACGAAACTGGTGTAAAAGAAATCATAGGCGGCAATCGTCTGATTGGTCAGGAACGGCTCCGGGAGCAGATGTGGCGGATTGCAGCAGAAGACCGTATCAGCCATGCCTATCTGATCAGCGGTCAGCCGGGCTCCGGGAAAAAGCCCCTGGCCCTGGCATTTGCAGAAGCAATAAATGGAATACAAAATCTTGGCATGCCGGCATCCGACAGTAAGTCACACCGGCGTTCATGGTTTTTTCATCCTGACATTCATGTTTTTATACCCATGCCCGGCAATGCGGGAAGGGATGAGTTGCGGGCCAGGCTGGAGTTGCTTGCAGAGGATCCCTATGAAATCATCGACTTTTCCGTACGACCGTCCCTGACCGGACAGGAAGATGCCAAAAACAGAAGAGCGTTTTACTCGGTAGAATACTTCAACAGCGAAGTCAGGCGGGCGGCTTATCTTCGTGCGAGCGAAGGCAGAAAAAACGTCGTGATTATTACCAATGTCGAGAAAATGCGCAAAGAGGTAAGCAACTCCTTTTTGAAAATGCTTGAAGAGCCTGGCAAAGATGTAACCTTTCTGCTTACCACGGATAATATCAACTCCCTGCTGCCGACTGTGATATCCCGATGCCAGCATCTTCCCTGCCAGCCGCTTGATTCAGAACAGATTTATGAAGGACTGCGACGGTTTGACGGCTATCCGGAAAGTGATGCCCGGTTTTTATCCCGCATTTCGGGAGGCAATTACAGTTTTACCCGTTTTTATGATACAAAAACCCTTCAGGAGAACCGCGAGGAGATCATCCGCTTCCTGCGCATGTCCTACACTGTTGATGTTGCCGGAATACTTGACTTGAGCACACAATGGCAAAGCAATTACAACAAAGAGGGTCACATTGCCATTATAAATATGATCGAAATGTTTCTAAGAGACATTGCTCTTTATTCAGCAGGTGCCGATGAATCACTGATTACCAATTCGGACAAACTTGATGTGATTAGCAACTTCTGCACCAGGCTGACAGATGCCAAAATCGACAACATGATTGAAACCTTGCAGGAAGCACATTCCCTGCTGAATCAGAATGTGCAACCCCGGCTGCTGTTTACGGTCATTGCAAACCGATATGCGGCGTGGATGCGCGGTGCCGGGGCGCCGGTGCCATCCGGTCAGGCCTGGAAGCATATGCCTGCTGTCAGTGAGCCGTGA
- a CDS encoding heme exporter protein CcmB: MPFKNQFVAVFMKDFRLEWRSRFGVSSVLAFIASTMLIVLFSLRADQLSAEIQSGLIWIIVLFASLTTLSRVFVSESERGTLDLLRLNAPALSVLSGKLLYNVIFTLLIAVTTMLLFLIMLGMEVVRPWLLVVVILLGSTGLAGVTTMLAALVSQASRKGAVFPVLSLPLLIPLMLILVRITQFVFTRMPDDAYLNDLAALIGFTGVTFTASFMLFDNLWED, translated from the coding sequence ATGCCCTTCAAAAATCAGTTTGTTGCCGTTTTCATGAAGGACTTTCGTCTGGAGTGGCGATCCCGGTTCGGTGTAAGTTCCGTGCTGGCGTTTATTGCTTCAACCATGCTGATCGTCCTGTTTTCACTTCGGGCCGACCAGCTGTCTGCTGAAATACAAAGCGGACTTATCTGGATCATTGTGCTTTTTGCATCTCTAACAACCCTGTCACGTGTTTTTGTGAGTGAAAGCGAGCGCGGCACGCTGGATCTGCTCCGGCTCAATGCGCCGGCGCTGTCTGTATTGTCGGGTAAACTTCTTTACAATGTGATTTTCACCCTTTTGATTGCCGTAACCACCATGCTGCTTTTTCTGATTATGCTTGGCATGGAGGTGGTCAGACCCTGGCTGCTGGTTGTTGTTATACTGCTGGGCTCTACCGGGCTGGCGGGTGTCACTACGATGCTTGCCGCCCTGGTATCACAGGCATCACGAAAAGGAGCGGTCTTCCCGGTACTGTCATTACCCCTTCTTATTCCATTGATGCTTATTCTGGTCCGGATTACCCAGTTTGTATTTACCAGAATGCCGGATGATGCCTATCTTAATGATCTGGCAGCTCTGATCGGTTTTACAGGAGTCACTTTTACGGCATCATTTATGTTATTTGACAATCTGTGGGAAGACTGA
- a CDS encoding PTS sugar transporter subunit IIA, which produces MKISDLLDESNVIPGLSARTKNEAIDKLVDTLSDKLDGETIKSVRKAVLERENIMSTGVGKGLAIPHGKSKQLSQTYAAFGKLEEPVEYNAIDGEPVHILFLLVGPESQNSVHIKMLSRISRLLNSSAFREKLVASNDVNTIIDLFRSEEEHFVRI; this is translated from the coding sequence ATGAAAATCAGCGATCTTTTAGACGAGTCAAATGTTATTCCCGGTTTGTCGGCCCGGACCAAGAACGAGGCGATTGACAAACTTGTAGATACCCTTTCGGACAAGCTTGACGGGGAGACCATCAAGTCCGTGCGCAAAGCCGTTTTGGAACGAGAAAATATTATGTCAACCGGCGTAGGCAAGGGACTGGCCATTCCTCACGGAAAATCAAAGCAGCTCAGTCAGACATACGCAGCATTCGGAAAGCTGGAAGAGCCGGTCGAGTACAATGCCATCGACGGAGAACCCGTACATATTCTCTTCCTGCTTGTCGGACCGGAATCACAAAACAGCGTCCACATCAAAATGCTCAGCCGCATTTCCCGGTTGCTCAACAGTTCGGCTTTCAGGGAAAAACTTGTGGCCAGCAATGATGTCAATACAATCATCGACCTGTTCAGGTCAGAAGAAGAGCACTTCGTAAGAATCTGA